The following proteins come from a genomic window of Chiroxiphia lanceolata isolate bChiLan1 chromosome 16, bChiLan1.pri, whole genome shotgun sequence:
- the MARF1 gene encoding meiosis regulator and mRNA stability factor 1 isoform X1: protein MMEGNRTENVCNRSLGWLQRQENDAKPWLWKLSNCFSAAEKALPCGAKTKDYMENKKAAVELKDASSPHNAGSKLFPAVPLPDVHPLQQQQLQLSPGPKVSCCAHGSDSSCPPQMHCGGGGGNLIHPGTVLDSKSTGTITCQVGSGFAYQSASSLKNPPARSSLAGISSEFSGMCVENSVSSCQHLACCGKLHFQPCHGNVHKLHQFPALQSCTSPGYFPCPEFTSGAPAHLDEHLAQSELTSRVCANPLHLNVAPPVCLKGSHYCSDCLSKPTRNNLVDAAKIWPNIPPPSAQTAPVPIPICNGCGTKGAGNEKSLLLASSLGKSPQNYGSPEVAITGQVLENLPPIGVFWDIENCSVPTGRSAIAVVQRIREKFFKGHREAEFICVCDISKENKEVIQELNNCQVTVAHINATAKNAADDKLRQSLRRFADTHTAPATVVLVSTDVNFALELSDLRHRHGFRIILIHKNQASEALLHHAHELICFEEFISDLPPRLPLKVPACHTLLYVYNLPTNRDSKSVSNRLRRLSDNCGGKVLSISGSSAILRFLNQESAERARKRMENEDVFGNRIVVSFTPKNKELNEAKSSSFVGTEKVKSPKKINKSTKLCLLNKDSSDQSSGTKGSAGRGFQIHGSVVKPTNVKSLQELCRLESKNISRNTENQQEHLREEIPSPQNNSNAAVSVSLATKKLGAGESSSKSSQKKETSASRSITNSPVDKKDKDETVFQVSYPSAFSKLTASRQLSPLLVSQSCWSSRSMSPNLSNRSSPLTFNVVNHTSGTDCPDPFANGADIQVSNIDYRLSRKELQQNLQEIFSRHGKVKSVELSPHTDYQLKAIVQMENLQEAINAVNSLHRYKIGSKRIQVSLATGAASKSLSLLSSEAMSILQDAPACCLPVFKFTEIYEKKFGRKLIVSDLYKLTDTVAIRDQGSGRLVCLLPSSQARQSPLGSSQSHDGSSANCSPIIFEELEYHEPVCKQHCLNKDFIEHEFDPDSYRIPFVILSLKTFAPQVHSLLQTHEGTVPLLSFPDCYMSEFNDLEMVPEGQGGVPLEHLITCVPGVNIATAQNGIKVIKWIHNKPPPPTADPWLLRSKSPVGNPQLIQFSREVIDLLKSQPSCVIPVSKFIPTYHHHFAKQCRVSDYGYSKLMELLEAVPHVLQILGMGSKRLLTLTHRAQVKRFTQDLLKLLKSQASKQVIVREFLQAYHWCFSKDWDVTEYGVCELADIISEIPDTTICLSQQDSEMVICIPKRERTQEEIERTKQFSKEVVDLLRHQPHFRMPFNKFIPCYHHHFGRQCKLAYYGFTKLLELFEAIPDVLLVLECGEEKILTLTEVEQVKAVAAQFVKLLRLQKDNCLMMADLLPEYSRTFGYSLRLQDYDVSSVPALMQKLCHVVKVVDTESGKQIQLINRKSLRTLTAQLLVLLMSWDGTSFPSVEQLKQHYETVHGTSLNPCEYGFMTLTELLKSLPYLVEVFTNGAAEEYVKLTNLYMFAKNVRSLLHTYHYQQIFLHEFPVAYSKYTGEVLQPKAYGCNNLEELLGAIPQVVWIKGHGHKRIVVLKNDMKTRFSSPSFPPADHVDDHGNQLADNNGHMMETPGSTSSMELNLGRPSTVSNQTEQELLCLTNTSPVDLLCEPVPSCLPSPQLRPDPVVLESADLIQFEERPAPLSEIMILTEEEKQRIVTTAQEKLVSGSVVPDTTENASVPPCQSSETQVNKEATDSPAKKQHKNKVKLAANFSLAPVTKL, encoded by the exons ATGATGGAAGGAAACAGGACAGAGAACGTCTGCAATAGATCGTTGGGATGGCTTCAGAGACAAGAGAATGATGCTAAACCATGGCTCTGGAAACTTTCTAattgcttttctgctgctgagaagGCTTTGCCTTGTGGTGCAAAAACG aaaGATTACATGGAGAACAAGAAAGCTGCTGTGGAATTGAAGGATGCTTCATCTCCTCACAATGCTGGCTCTAAACTCTTTCCAGCTGTGCCGCTTCCTGATGTTCATCCTCTCCAGCAACAGCAATTACAGCTCTCCCCTGGCCCCAAAGTAAGCTGCTGTGCTCATGGCTCTGACTCTTCCTGTCCTCCACAGATGCattgtggtggtggtggtggtaacTTGATTCACCCTGGCACAGTATTAGACTCAAAAAGCACTGGGACGATAACTTGTCAGGTGGGGTCAGGATTTGCTTACCAGTCTGCATCTTCACTGAAGAACCCTCCAGCCAGAAGCAGCCTGGCAGGAATTTCCAGTGAGTTCTCTGGCATGTGCGTAGAAAACAGTGTCTCCTCCTGTCAGCATCTGGCCTGTTGTGGGAAACTCCATTTCCAGCCCTGTCATGGTAACGTGCACAAACTGCATcagttcccagccctgcagagctgcacatcTCCTGGCTATTTCCCTTGTCCTGAGTTCACAAGTGGGGCTCCAGCCCACCTGGACGAGCACCTTGCACAGTCGGAGCTCACATCACGTGTGTGCGCCAACCCTCTGCACCTAAACGTGGCCCCTCCCGTTTGTCTGAAGGGCTCTCACTACTGCAGTGACTGCTTGAGCAAG CCAACCAGAAATAACTTAGTTGATGCTGCTAAAATCTGGCCAAATATTCCTCCTCCAAGTGCACAAACTGCACCTGTTCCAATCCCGATCTGTAATGGCTGTGGAACCAAAGgagcaggaaatgaaaagagTTTGCTACTGGCAAGCAGCCTTGGCAAATCACCACAGAACTATG GGTCTCCCGAAGTTGCAATAACAGGCCAAGTTCTGGAAAATTTACCCCCCATTGGAGTCTTCTGGGATATTGAAAACTGCTCAGTTCCCACTGGCCGTTCTGCTATAGCAGTTGTGCAGAGGATTCGGGAGAAGTTTTTTAAAGGTCACAGAGAGGCAGAATtcatctgtgtgtgtgacattagtaaagaaaataaagaagttatTCAGGAGCTAAACAACTGCCAG GTGACAGTTGCACACATCAATGCTACAGCCAAGAATGCTGCTGATGACAAACTCAGGCAGAGTCTTAGGAGGTTTGCTGATACACACACTGCACCTGCTACTGTGGTTCTTGTGTCAA CGGATGTCAACTTTGCTTTGGAACTGAGTGACCTGAGACATCGACACGGTTTCCGAATAATTCTGATACATAAAAACCAAGCTTCAGAAGCACTCTTGCATCATGCTCACGAGCttatttgttttgaagaatttatttcAGACTTGCCACCGAGGTTACCACTAAAAGTGCCG GCCTGCCATACACTGTTATATGTCTATAATCTGCCAACAAACAGAGACAGCAAAAGTGTCAGCAATAGACTGAGGCGTTTGTCAGACAACTGTGGAGGGAAGGTGCTGAGCATTTCTGGGAGCAGTGCAATCCTCCGCTTTTTAAACCAGGAAAGTGCCGAACGGGCTCGGAAGCGAatggaaaatgaagatgtttttgGTAACAGGATTGTAGTGTCTTTTACTCCCAAGAACAAAGAACTTAATGAAGCAAAAAGCTCCAGCTTTGTGGGAACTGAGAAGGTCAAGTCTcccaaaaaaattaataagagCACAAAGCTGTGCCTCCTCAACAAAGACTCGAGTGATCAGTCTTCAGGTACCaaaggctctgctgggaggggatTCCAGATTCATGGATCTGTCGTCAAACCCACAAATGTTAAAAGTTTACAG GAGCTGTGCCGCCTTGAATCAAAGAACATCagtagaaatacagaaaaccagcaagaacatctaagagaagaaattccttctccTCAGAATAACTCTAATGCAGCAGTTTCTGTGTCTCTGGCAACCAAAAAACTGGGAGCAGGAGAATCATCCTCTAAAAGTAGTCAGAA aaaagAGACCTCTGCTTCCAGGAGCATTACCAATTCCCCTGTagataaaaaagataaagatgAAACTGTATTTCAGGTCAGCTATCCCTCTGCTTTCAGTAAGTTGACGGCCTCAAGACAGCTCAGTCCTTTGCTCGTGTCTCAGAGTTGCTGGTCATCTCG GAGTATGTCTCCAAACCTTTCAAATCGATCATCTCCACTCACATTTAATGTAGTAAATCATACCAGTGGTACAGACTGCCCTGATCCTTTTGCAAATGGAGCAGACATTCAGGTCAGCAACATAGATTACAGATTGTCCAGAAAAGAGTTGCAGCAAAACTTACAAGAAATTTTCTCAAGACATGGCAAG GTAAAAAGTGTCGAGCTCAGTCCTCACACAGATTATCAGTTGAAGGCCATAGTTCAGATGGAAAATCTTCAAGAAGCCATCAATGCTGTCAACAGTCTTCACAGATACAAAATTGGCAGTAAGAGGATCCAGGTCTCATTAGCAACGGGAGCTGCTAGTAAATCACTGTCTCTACTTAG CTCAGAAGCAATGTCCATTCTGCAGGACGCACCTGCTTGTTGTTTGCCTGTGTTCAAATTCACAGAAATCTATGAAAAAAA atTTGGTCGTAAGTTAATTGTATCGGATTTATATAAACTCACGGATACTGTGGCGATCCGTGACCAGGGCAGTGGGAGGCTCGTGtgcctcctgcccagcagccagGCCCGCCAGAGTCCCTTGGGATCTTCCCAGTCACATGATGGATCCTCAGCAAACTGTAGCCCTATAATATTTGAAGAGTTGGAATATCACGAGCCCGTTTGTAAGCAGCATTGCCTGAATAAAGACTTTAT TGAGCACGAGTTTGATCCAGATTCTTACAGAATTCCTTTTGTGATTTTGTCTCTGAAGACATTTGCTCCTCAAGTTCATAGTCTTCTACAGACACATGAGGGTACTGTGCCTTTActaag tttTCCTGATTGTTACATGTCAGAGTTCAATGATCTTGAAATGGTGCCAGAAGGCCAGGGTGGTGTTCCTTTAGAACATCTGATTACCTGTGTTCCTGGAGTTAACATTGCCACTGCCCAAAATGGCATTAAAGTTATTAAATGGATACATAACAAACCACCGCCTCCTACTGCAG ATCCTTGGCTTCTACGTTCCAAGAGCCCTGTGGGCAATCCCCAGCTCATTCAGTTCAGCAGAGAAGTGATAGATCTCCTCAAAAGCCAACCCTCCTGCGTCATCCCCGTCAGTAAATTCATCCCGACGTACCACCACCACTTCGCGAAGCAGTGCCGGGTGTCCGACTACGGGTATTCCAAATtaatggagctgctggaggcagtGCCTCATGTGCTGCAA ATCCTTGGTATGGGCTCCAAACGCTTGTTAACTCTAACACACAGAGCTCAAGTGAAGCGCTTCACTCAGGACTTGCTGAAGCTTCTCAAATCCCAGGCCAGTAAGCAAGTTATTGTGAGGGAATTCTTGCAGGCTTATCACTG GTGCTTCTCTAAGGACTGGGATGTTACTGAGTATGGAGTGTGTGAACTGGCCGATATCATATCAGAAATTCCAGATACAACCATCTGTTTGTCACAACAAGACAGTGAAATGGTAATTTGTATTCCCAAAAGAG aacgTACACAAGAAGAAATTGAGAGAACCAAACAGTTttccaaggaggtggtggaCTTACTGCGCCATCAACCCCATTTTCGGATGCCCTTCAATAAATTTATTCCTTGTTACCACCACCACTTTGGTCGTCAGTGCAAACTCGCTTACTATGGTTTTACAAAGCTACTTGAACTCTTTGAAGCCATACCAGATGTCTTACTT GTACTGGAATGCGGGGAGGAGAAAATCCTCACCCTCACAGAGGTGGAACAAGTGAAAGCAGTTGCTGCCCAGTTCGTGAAGCTGCTGCGGTTGCAGAAGGACAACTGCCTGATGATGGCAGACCTGCTGCCCGAGTACAGCAGGACCTTCGGGTACAGCCTGCGCCTGCAGGACTATGATGTGAGCTCAGTGCCAGCCCTGATGCAGAAACTCTGCCATGTTGTAAAG GTGGTTGACACAGAGTCTGGCAAGCAAATTCAGCTGATAAATAGGAAGTCTCTGCGGACTCTGACTGCCCAGTTGCTGGTCTTGCTGATGTCCTGGGATGGAACATCCTTTCCCTCTGTTGAACAGCTAAAGCAGCATTATGAAACAGTCCATGGTACTTCACTTAATCCATGTGAATATGGATTTATGACCTTAACTGAACTCCTGAAGAGTCTGCCTTACTTGGTTGAG gTTTTTACCAATGGTGCAGCAGAAGAATATGTCAAGCTTACAAATCTGTACATGTTTGCAAAGAATGTGAGGTCCTTACTTCACACTTACCATTATCAGCAAATTTTTCTTCATGAGTTCCCAGTAGCATATAGCAAATACACCGGAGAAGTGCTGCAGCCTAAAGCATATGGATGCAATAATTTAGAAGAGCTCTTGGGAGCAATTCCACAG GTGGTCTGGATTAAAGGACATGGCCATAAGAGAATTGTGGTCCTGAAGAATGATATGAAAA CTCGTTTTAGCTCACCTAGTTTTCCCCCTGCTGATCATGTGGATGATCATGGAAATCAACTTGCTGACAATAATGGGCATATGATGGAGACCCCAGGATCCACGTCATCAATGGAACTAAATCTAGGAAGACCTAGCACTG TTTCTAATCAAACAGAGCAAGAGCTCCTTTGCCTCACAAATACATCTCCTGTTGACCTGCTGTGTGAGCCagtcccttcctgcctgccatCCCCACAGCTGAGACCTGATCCCGTGGTTCTGGAGTCTGCAGACCTCATCCAGTTTGAGGAACGCCCTGCACCTCTCTCTG aaataatgattttaacagaagaagaaaagcaaagaattgtTACCACAGCTCAAGAAAAATTGGTCTCTGGGTCTGTGGTACCTGACACCACAGAGAATGCTTCAGTGCCTCCCTGTCAGTCCTCTGAAACCCAAGTAAACAAGGAAGCAACGGACAGCCCAGccaaaaagcaacacaaaaacaAGGTGAAATTGGCAGCCAACTTTTCACTTGCACCTGTAACCAAGCTTTAA
- the MARF1 gene encoding meiosis regulator and mRNA stability factor 1 isoform X2: MENKKAAVELKDASSPHNAGSKLFPAVPLPDVHPLQQQQLQLSPGPKVSCCAHGSDSSCPPQMHCGGGGGNLIHPGTVLDSKSTGTITCQVGSGFAYQSASSLKNPPARSSLAGISSEFSGMCVENSVSSCQHLACCGKLHFQPCHGNVHKLHQFPALQSCTSPGYFPCPEFTSGAPAHLDEHLAQSELTSRVCANPLHLNVAPPVCLKGSHYCSDCLSKPTRNNLVDAAKIWPNIPPPSAQTAPVPIPICNGCGTKGAGNEKSLLLASSLGKSPQNYGSPEVAITGQVLENLPPIGVFWDIENCSVPTGRSAIAVVQRIREKFFKGHREAEFICVCDISKENKEVIQELNNCQVTVAHINATAKNAADDKLRQSLRRFADTHTAPATVVLVSTDVNFALELSDLRHRHGFRIILIHKNQASEALLHHAHELICFEEFISDLPPRLPLKVPACHTLLYVYNLPTNRDSKSVSNRLRRLSDNCGGKVLSISGSSAILRFLNQESAERARKRMENEDVFGNRIVVSFTPKNKELNEAKSSSFVGTEKVKSPKKINKSTKLCLLNKDSSDQSSGTKGSAGRGFQIHGSVVKPTNVKSLQELCRLESKNISRNTENQQEHLREEIPSPQNNSNAAVSVSLATKKLGAGESSSKSSQKKETSASRSITNSPVDKKDKDETVFQVSYPSAFSKLTASRQLSPLLVSQSCWSSRSMSPNLSNRSSPLTFNVVNHTSGTDCPDPFANGADIQVSNIDYRLSRKELQQNLQEIFSRHGKVKSVELSPHTDYQLKAIVQMENLQEAINAVNSLHRYKIGSKRIQVSLATGAASKSLSLLSSEAMSILQDAPACCLPVFKFTEIYEKKFGRKLIVSDLYKLTDTVAIRDQGSGRLVCLLPSSQARQSPLGSSQSHDGSSANCSPIIFEELEYHEPVCKQHCLNKDFIEHEFDPDSYRIPFVILSLKTFAPQVHSLLQTHEGTVPLLSFPDCYMSEFNDLEMVPEGQGGVPLEHLITCVPGVNIATAQNGIKVIKWIHNKPPPPTADPWLLRSKSPVGNPQLIQFSREVIDLLKSQPSCVIPVSKFIPTYHHHFAKQCRVSDYGYSKLMELLEAVPHVLQILGMGSKRLLTLTHRAQVKRFTQDLLKLLKSQASKQVIVREFLQAYHWCFSKDWDVTEYGVCELADIISEIPDTTICLSQQDSEMVICIPKRERTQEEIERTKQFSKEVVDLLRHQPHFRMPFNKFIPCYHHHFGRQCKLAYYGFTKLLELFEAIPDVLLVLECGEEKILTLTEVEQVKAVAAQFVKLLRLQKDNCLMMADLLPEYSRTFGYSLRLQDYDVSSVPALMQKLCHVVKVVDTESGKQIQLINRKSLRTLTAQLLVLLMSWDGTSFPSVEQLKQHYETVHGTSLNPCEYGFMTLTELLKSLPYLVEVFTNGAAEEYVKLTNLYMFAKNVRSLLHTYHYQQIFLHEFPVAYSKYTGEVLQPKAYGCNNLEELLGAIPQVVWIKGHGHKRIVVLKNDMKTRFSSPSFPPADHVDDHGNQLADNNGHMMETPGSTSSMELNLGRPSTVSNQTEQELLCLTNTSPVDLLCEPVPSCLPSPQLRPDPVVLESADLIQFEERPAPLSEIMILTEEEKQRIVTTAQEKLVSGSVVPDTTENASVPPCQSSETQVNKEATDSPAKKQHKNKVKLAANFSLAPVTKL, encoded by the exons ATGGAGAACAAGAAAGCTGCTGTGGAATTGAAGGATGCTTCATCTCCTCACAATGCTGGCTCTAAACTCTTTCCAGCTGTGCCGCTTCCTGATGTTCATCCTCTCCAGCAACAGCAATTACAGCTCTCCCCTGGCCCCAAAGTAAGCTGCTGTGCTCATGGCTCTGACTCTTCCTGTCCTCCACAGATGCattgtggtggtggtggtggtaacTTGATTCACCCTGGCACAGTATTAGACTCAAAAAGCACTGGGACGATAACTTGTCAGGTGGGGTCAGGATTTGCTTACCAGTCTGCATCTTCACTGAAGAACCCTCCAGCCAGAAGCAGCCTGGCAGGAATTTCCAGTGAGTTCTCTGGCATGTGCGTAGAAAACAGTGTCTCCTCCTGTCAGCATCTGGCCTGTTGTGGGAAACTCCATTTCCAGCCCTGTCATGGTAACGTGCACAAACTGCATcagttcccagccctgcagagctgcacatcTCCTGGCTATTTCCCTTGTCCTGAGTTCACAAGTGGGGCTCCAGCCCACCTGGACGAGCACCTTGCACAGTCGGAGCTCACATCACGTGTGTGCGCCAACCCTCTGCACCTAAACGTGGCCCCTCCCGTTTGTCTGAAGGGCTCTCACTACTGCAGTGACTGCTTGAGCAAG CCAACCAGAAATAACTTAGTTGATGCTGCTAAAATCTGGCCAAATATTCCTCCTCCAAGTGCACAAACTGCACCTGTTCCAATCCCGATCTGTAATGGCTGTGGAACCAAAGgagcaggaaatgaaaagagTTTGCTACTGGCAAGCAGCCTTGGCAAATCACCACAGAACTATG GGTCTCCCGAAGTTGCAATAACAGGCCAAGTTCTGGAAAATTTACCCCCCATTGGAGTCTTCTGGGATATTGAAAACTGCTCAGTTCCCACTGGCCGTTCTGCTATAGCAGTTGTGCAGAGGATTCGGGAGAAGTTTTTTAAAGGTCACAGAGAGGCAGAATtcatctgtgtgtgtgacattagtaaagaaaataaagaagttatTCAGGAGCTAAACAACTGCCAG GTGACAGTTGCACACATCAATGCTACAGCCAAGAATGCTGCTGATGACAAACTCAGGCAGAGTCTTAGGAGGTTTGCTGATACACACACTGCACCTGCTACTGTGGTTCTTGTGTCAA CGGATGTCAACTTTGCTTTGGAACTGAGTGACCTGAGACATCGACACGGTTTCCGAATAATTCTGATACATAAAAACCAAGCTTCAGAAGCACTCTTGCATCATGCTCACGAGCttatttgttttgaagaatttatttcAGACTTGCCACCGAGGTTACCACTAAAAGTGCCG GCCTGCCATACACTGTTATATGTCTATAATCTGCCAACAAACAGAGACAGCAAAAGTGTCAGCAATAGACTGAGGCGTTTGTCAGACAACTGTGGAGGGAAGGTGCTGAGCATTTCTGGGAGCAGTGCAATCCTCCGCTTTTTAAACCAGGAAAGTGCCGAACGGGCTCGGAAGCGAatggaaaatgaagatgtttttgGTAACAGGATTGTAGTGTCTTTTACTCCCAAGAACAAAGAACTTAATGAAGCAAAAAGCTCCAGCTTTGTGGGAACTGAGAAGGTCAAGTCTcccaaaaaaattaataagagCACAAAGCTGTGCCTCCTCAACAAAGACTCGAGTGATCAGTCTTCAGGTACCaaaggctctgctgggaggggatTCCAGATTCATGGATCTGTCGTCAAACCCACAAATGTTAAAAGTTTACAG GAGCTGTGCCGCCTTGAATCAAAGAACATCagtagaaatacagaaaaccagcaagaacatctaagagaagaaattccttctccTCAGAATAACTCTAATGCAGCAGTTTCTGTGTCTCTGGCAACCAAAAAACTGGGAGCAGGAGAATCATCCTCTAAAAGTAGTCAGAA aaaagAGACCTCTGCTTCCAGGAGCATTACCAATTCCCCTGTagataaaaaagataaagatgAAACTGTATTTCAGGTCAGCTATCCCTCTGCTTTCAGTAAGTTGACGGCCTCAAGACAGCTCAGTCCTTTGCTCGTGTCTCAGAGTTGCTGGTCATCTCG GAGTATGTCTCCAAACCTTTCAAATCGATCATCTCCACTCACATTTAATGTAGTAAATCATACCAGTGGTACAGACTGCCCTGATCCTTTTGCAAATGGAGCAGACATTCAGGTCAGCAACATAGATTACAGATTGTCCAGAAAAGAGTTGCAGCAAAACTTACAAGAAATTTTCTCAAGACATGGCAAG GTAAAAAGTGTCGAGCTCAGTCCTCACACAGATTATCAGTTGAAGGCCATAGTTCAGATGGAAAATCTTCAAGAAGCCATCAATGCTGTCAACAGTCTTCACAGATACAAAATTGGCAGTAAGAGGATCCAGGTCTCATTAGCAACGGGAGCTGCTAGTAAATCACTGTCTCTACTTAG CTCAGAAGCAATGTCCATTCTGCAGGACGCACCTGCTTGTTGTTTGCCTGTGTTCAAATTCACAGAAATCTATGAAAAAAA atTTGGTCGTAAGTTAATTGTATCGGATTTATATAAACTCACGGATACTGTGGCGATCCGTGACCAGGGCAGTGGGAGGCTCGTGtgcctcctgcccagcagccagGCCCGCCAGAGTCCCTTGGGATCTTCCCAGTCACATGATGGATCCTCAGCAAACTGTAGCCCTATAATATTTGAAGAGTTGGAATATCACGAGCCCGTTTGTAAGCAGCATTGCCTGAATAAAGACTTTAT TGAGCACGAGTTTGATCCAGATTCTTACAGAATTCCTTTTGTGATTTTGTCTCTGAAGACATTTGCTCCTCAAGTTCATAGTCTTCTACAGACACATGAGGGTACTGTGCCTTTActaag tttTCCTGATTGTTACATGTCAGAGTTCAATGATCTTGAAATGGTGCCAGAAGGCCAGGGTGGTGTTCCTTTAGAACATCTGATTACCTGTGTTCCTGGAGTTAACATTGCCACTGCCCAAAATGGCATTAAAGTTATTAAATGGATACATAACAAACCACCGCCTCCTACTGCAG ATCCTTGGCTTCTACGTTCCAAGAGCCCTGTGGGCAATCCCCAGCTCATTCAGTTCAGCAGAGAAGTGATAGATCTCCTCAAAAGCCAACCCTCCTGCGTCATCCCCGTCAGTAAATTCATCCCGACGTACCACCACCACTTCGCGAAGCAGTGCCGGGTGTCCGACTACGGGTATTCCAAATtaatggagctgctggaggcagtGCCTCATGTGCTGCAA ATCCTTGGTATGGGCTCCAAACGCTTGTTAACTCTAACACACAGAGCTCAAGTGAAGCGCTTCACTCAGGACTTGCTGAAGCTTCTCAAATCCCAGGCCAGTAAGCAAGTTATTGTGAGGGAATTCTTGCAGGCTTATCACTG GTGCTTCTCTAAGGACTGGGATGTTACTGAGTATGGAGTGTGTGAACTGGCCGATATCATATCAGAAATTCCAGATACAACCATCTGTTTGTCACAACAAGACAGTGAAATGGTAATTTGTATTCCCAAAAGAG aacgTACACAAGAAGAAATTGAGAGAACCAAACAGTTttccaaggaggtggtggaCTTACTGCGCCATCAACCCCATTTTCGGATGCCCTTCAATAAATTTATTCCTTGTTACCACCACCACTTTGGTCGTCAGTGCAAACTCGCTTACTATGGTTTTACAAAGCTACTTGAACTCTTTGAAGCCATACCAGATGTCTTACTT GTACTGGAATGCGGGGAGGAGAAAATCCTCACCCTCACAGAGGTGGAACAAGTGAAAGCAGTTGCTGCCCAGTTCGTGAAGCTGCTGCGGTTGCAGAAGGACAACTGCCTGATGATGGCAGACCTGCTGCCCGAGTACAGCAGGACCTTCGGGTACAGCCTGCGCCTGCAGGACTATGATGTGAGCTCAGTGCCAGCCCTGATGCAGAAACTCTGCCATGTTGTAAAG GTGGTTGACACAGAGTCTGGCAAGCAAATTCAGCTGATAAATAGGAAGTCTCTGCGGACTCTGACTGCCCAGTTGCTGGTCTTGCTGATGTCCTGGGATGGAACATCCTTTCCCTCTGTTGAACAGCTAAAGCAGCATTATGAAACAGTCCATGGTACTTCACTTAATCCATGTGAATATGGATTTATGACCTTAACTGAACTCCTGAAGAGTCTGCCTTACTTGGTTGAG gTTTTTACCAATGGTGCAGCAGAAGAATATGTCAAGCTTACAAATCTGTACATGTTTGCAAAGAATGTGAGGTCCTTACTTCACACTTACCATTATCAGCAAATTTTTCTTCATGAGTTCCCAGTAGCATATAGCAAATACACCGGAGAAGTGCTGCAGCCTAAAGCATATGGATGCAATAATTTAGAAGAGCTCTTGGGAGCAATTCCACAG GTGGTCTGGATTAAAGGACATGGCCATAAGAGAATTGTGGTCCTGAAGAATGATATGAAAA CTCGTTTTAGCTCACCTAGTTTTCCCCCTGCTGATCATGTGGATGATCATGGAAATCAACTTGCTGACAATAATGGGCATATGATGGAGACCCCAGGATCCACGTCATCAATGGAACTAAATCTAGGAAGACCTAGCACTG TTTCTAATCAAACAGAGCAAGAGCTCCTTTGCCTCACAAATACATCTCCTGTTGACCTGCTGTGTGAGCCagtcccttcctgcctgccatCCCCACAGCTGAGACCTGATCCCGTGGTTCTGGAGTCTGCAGACCTCATCCAGTTTGAGGAACGCCCTGCACCTCTCTCTG aaataatgattttaacagaagaagaaaagcaaagaattgtTACCACAGCTCAAGAAAAATTGGTCTCTGGGTCTGTGGTACCTGACACCACAGAGAATGCTTCAGTGCCTCCCTGTCAGTCCTCTGAAACCCAAGTAAACAAGGAAGCAACGGACAGCCCAGccaaaaagcaacacaaaaacaAGGTGAAATTGGCAGCCAACTTTTCACTTGCACCTGTAACCAAGCTTTAA